One part of the Anaerolineales bacterium genome encodes these proteins:
- a CDS encoding ZIP family metal transporter, with protein MLVRNFPRHWLGIFNALAAGLMLGASHGLINDGLAYGAGLLILGILSGLGLIMLLNRRLETSKSQAINAFQSSGGTKALLIVGIMTLHSFAEGIGLGVAYGGGQSLGLFITLAIAIHNIPEGLAISLVLVPRGASPLKAMLWSIFSSLPQPLMAVPAFLLVSFFAPALPFGLGLAAGAMIWMAFAELVPDALQDISAATAGAVITLGLVSMLALQVLL; from the coding sequence ATGCTGGTTCGCAATTTTCCGCGCCATTGGCTCGGCATTTTTAATGCCCTCGCCGCTGGGCTCATGCTGGGTGCGTCTCACGGGCTCATCAATGATGGCTTGGCCTATGGCGCCGGCCTGCTCATCCTAGGGATTTTGAGCGGGCTCGGCCTGATCATGTTGCTCAACCGTCGCCTGGAGACCAGCAAGAGCCAGGCAATCAACGCTTTTCAAAGCTCGGGCGGTACGAAAGCTCTGTTGATCGTAGGCATCATGACCTTGCACTCCTTTGCCGAAGGCATAGGACTGGGCGTTGCCTATGGGGGCGGACAAAGCCTGGGCTTGTTCATAACTCTAGCCATCGCCATACATAATATTCCAGAAGGACTGGCGATCAGCCTAGTGCTGGTACCACGCGGCGCCAGCCCACTTAAAGCGATGCTGTGGAGCATCTTTTCCAGCCTGCCGCAGCCGTTGATGGCAGTGCCTGCGTTTCTGCTGGTTTCCTTTTTTGCCCCTGCCCTCCCCTTTGGCCTGGGGCTGGCCGCAGGCGCCATGATCTGGATGGCGTTTGCAGAGCTTGTGCCTGATGCGCTGCAGGACATTAGTGCAGCGACGGCCGGCGCGGTGATCACCCTTGGCCTGGTAAGTATGCTGGCATTGCAAGTATTGCTTTAG
- a CDS encoding DUF1801 domain-containing protein, protein MVSSKAKTIAEYLKELPKERRKALSAVRKVIKANLPKGFEEGMTFGMITYYIPLKDFPETYNGQPLGIAALASQKNYMAVYLNNIYSEPATTKWFMDRYKATGKRMDIGKSCVRFKKLEDLPLELIGETVAMNSKQRLLEMYVDARKSSERARK, encoded by the coding sequence ATGGTCAGCAGCAAGGCAAAAACCATCGCAGAGTATCTAAAGGAGCTGCCAAAAGAGCGGCGCAAGGCCCTTAGCGCGGTGCGTAAGGTTATCAAGGCCAATCTGCCCAAAGGCTTTGAAGAGGGAATGACCTTCGGAATGATCACCTACTACATCCCGCTCAAGGATTTCCCGGAAACATACAATGGCCAGCCCTTGGGCATCGCCGCCTTGGCGTCTCAGAAGAATTACATGGCGGTTTACCTGAATAATATCTACAGCGAACCTGCCACCACCAAGTGGTTCATGGACCGCTATAAAGCCACTGGCAAGCGAATGGACATTGGCAAATCCTGCGTGCGCTTCAAGAAGCTGGAAGACCTACCGCTGGAGCTGATCGGGGAGACCGTGGCGATGAATTCAAAACAACGGCTGCTCGAAATGTACGTAGATGCTCGTAAATCCTCGGAGCGGGCCAGGAAGTAA
- the gcvT gene encoding glycine cleavage system aminomethyltransferase GcvT — protein MPTKKTKSAPKDFLFRGTLAQLDPAVYELNQLEAERQCRKLILIASESTAPLAVREALASAFGNIYAEGYPDEDSRWLDEDELLDHETRLAHYRRNSDPRYYKGVEYADAIEALARRRCAEAFAANGVGADQIYVNVQALSGGPANNAVYHALVKPGDTVMGMNLLHGGHLSHGAPVNRSGKYFNIVHYSVDPVTERIDYDQVEALAREHKPKMIIGGFSSYPWPADWARLRQIADGVDAYLLTDIAHVAGLVAAGVYPSPIGHAHVVTSTTHKTLNGPRGAIIMTTDKKIAELIDRAVFPGEQGGPHVNVFGGLALTFKIAQSKEFKQLQAQVVKNAVALTEQLQKRGFRIPFGGTQSHLTNVDCKSVVGPDGTTLSGDMAARILDIAGVVVNRNTIPGDRGAMNPSGLRLGTPWITQRGFKEKESRQLADIIADVLLACVPYRDRSETSLSQRAKVDFAVLEDAKLRVRALAEKAGIDFKSASSGYPHFYYIDDKPKAKGAWVGIEVHGEQATNLLNMAIASDIETLGKGAGFLTHTPKGDVHGSIKTLANGGYLLGVKRAQFGLATAWLRALSDGYVTVDPADLQRKAPGPVAVRESKFKVAAPAGKAAAAEKPFYYGIGSSKAKALPKFDWHEPSETAIKRTALYDTHVALSAKMVPFAGWDMPLRYSSVREEHAAVRTAAGLFDVTHMGVYDISGPQAASFLDSVCGNDIAGLPVGMSIYTHFMDADANVLDDLIVYRMAEQHYLVVVNAANDDKNWAWLTAVQTGAVCVDRQQPGALAFGRGARLRNLRAASSGKHQRVDLALQGPKSRKVLLALGGSDADKQTIRKLRRFGVAKVTLGGFDLILSRTGYTGEPVSFELFVHPSQAVALWNALLAVGAKHGLKPCGLAARDSLRIEAGLPLYGHELAGPLNLGIGHSGFRAFVKTYKPWFIGRAAFLAQEQERKQEALRFRLPPGVRIAHQGDPVTDPDGKRIGEVTSCSLDSEGTLTGQALVNKKFTKEGTKLLIYQGHAGKDIGAATPTEATVVSRMK, from the coding sequence ATGCCGACCAAAAAGACAAAATCTGCCCCTAAAGACTTCTTGTTCCGCGGCACGCTGGCCCAGCTGGACCCGGCGGTGTATGAGCTGAACCAGCTCGAAGCCGAGCGCCAGTGCCGCAAGCTGATTCTTATCGCCAGCGAGAGTACCGCCCCGCTGGCCGTGCGCGAGGCGCTGGCCTCCGCTTTCGGCAATATTTATGCCGAGGGCTACCCCGACGAAGACAGCCGCTGGTTGGACGAAGATGAACTGTTGGACCACGAAACGCGGCTGGCGCACTATCGCCGCAACTCCGACCCGCGCTATTACAAAGGGGTGGAGTACGCCGACGCCATCGAGGCGCTGGCCCGCCGCCGCTGCGCCGAGGCCTTTGCCGCCAACGGCGTGGGCGCCGACCAGATCTATGTCAACGTGCAGGCGCTCTCCGGCGGCCCGGCCAACAATGCCGTATATCACGCCCTGGTGAAGCCAGGCGACACGGTGATGGGCATGAACTTGCTCCATGGCGGCCATCTTTCGCACGGCGCGCCCGTCAACCGCTCCGGCAAGTATTTCAACATCGTACACTATTCGGTAGACCCGGTGACGGAGCGGATCGACTATGACCAGGTGGAAGCCCTGGCCCGCGAGCACAAGCCCAAGATGATCATCGGCGGCTTCTCATCCTACCCGTGGCCGGCCGATTGGGCGCGCCTGCGCCAGATTGCCGACGGGGTGGACGCCTACTTGTTGACCGATATTGCTCATGTGGCTGGCCTGGTGGCAGCCGGCGTATACCCCTCCCCCATTGGGCACGCCCATGTGGTGACCTCGACCACCCACAAGACGCTCAATGGGCCGCGTGGCGCCATCATCATGACCACCGACAAGAAGATCGCCGAGCTGATTGACCGGGCCGTGTTCCCCGGCGAGCAAGGCGGCCCGCATGTGAACGTGTTTGGCGGGCTGGCACTCACTTTCAAAATAGCCCAGAGCAAAGAGTTCAAGCAATTGCAGGCCCAGGTGGTGAAGAACGCAGTGGCGCTGACCGAGCAGCTACAGAAACGCGGTTTCCGCATTCCCTTCGGTGGCACGCAGAGCCATCTCACCAACGTGGACTGCAAAAGCGTTGTGGGGCCGGATGGCACGACCCTTTCGGGCGATATGGCGGCCCGCATTCTGGATATTGCCGGCGTTGTGGTCAACCGCAACACCATCCCGGGTGACCGCGGCGCCATGAACCCCTCCGGCCTGCGCCTAGGCACGCCGTGGATCACGCAGCGGGGCTTCAAGGAGAAGGAGAGCCGCCAGCTGGCCGACATCATCGCCGATGTGCTGCTGGCCTGCGTGCCCTACCGCGACCGCAGTGAGACCAGCCTGAGCCAGCGCGCCAAGGTGGACTTTGCCGTGCTGGAGGATGCCAAGCTGCGCGTGCGCGCCCTGGCCGAGAAGGCTGGCATTGACTTCAAATCGGCCTCGAGTGGCTATCCGCACTTCTACTATATAGATGACAAGCCCAAGGCTAAAGGCGCCTGGGTAGGGATTGAAGTGCACGGCGAGCAGGCTACGAACTTGCTGAACATGGCCATCGCCAGCGACATTGAGACGCTTGGCAAAGGCGCTGGCTTCCTCACCCATACGCCCAAGGGCGATGTGCACGGTAGCATCAAAACGCTGGCAAACGGTGGCTACCTGCTGGGCGTCAAGCGTGCCCAGTTCGGGCTGGCCACGGCCTGGTTGCGCGCCCTCTCGGATGGCTATGTAACCGTTGACCCGGCCGATTTGCAACGCAAGGCGCCCGGCCCCGTGGCCGTCCGCGAGTCCAAGTTCAAAGTGGCGGCGCCAGCCGGCAAAGCCGCTGCGGCCGAGAAGCCGTTCTACTACGGCATCGGCAGCTCCAAAGCCAAGGCGCTGCCCAAGTTCGACTGGCATGAACCCAGCGAAACGGCCATCAAGCGCACCGCGCTCTACGACACCCATGTGGCACTGAGCGCAAAGATGGTGCCGTTTGCAGGCTGGGATATGCCGCTGCGCTACAGCTCCGTACGCGAGGAGCATGCCGCCGTGCGCACGGCCGCCGGCTTGTTCGATGTCACCCATATGGGCGTATACGACATCAGCGGGCCGCAGGCTGCCAGCTTCCTCGATTCGGTGTGCGGCAACGACATCGCCGGCCTGCCGGTCGGCATGTCTATCTATACGCACTTCATGGATGCTGACGCCAATGTCCTTGACGACCTGATCGTTTACCGCATGGCCGAGCAGCACTATCTGGTAGTGGTCAATGCCGCCAATGATGACAAGAACTGGGCTTGGCTCACCGCGGTGCAGACAGGCGCGGTGTGCGTAGACCGCCAGCAGCCCGGTGCGCTGGCCTTTGGCCGCGGCGCCCGGCTGCGCAACCTGCGCGCCGCGAGCAGCGGCAAGCACCAGCGCGTAGACTTGGCCCTGCAAGGCCCCAAGTCTCGCAAGGTTTTGCTGGCGCTGGGCGGCAGCGATGCCGATAAGCAAACCATCCGCAAGCTCAGGCGCTTCGGCGTAGCGAAGGTGACTCTGGGCGGCTTCGACCTGATCCTTTCACGCACGGGCTACACCGGCGAGCCGGTCTCGTTCGAGCTGTTCGTGCATCCTAGCCAAGCCGTAGCGCTGTGGAACGCACTGCTGGCCGTCGGCGCCAAGCACGGCCTTAAGCCATGCGGGCTGGCGGCGCGCGATTCGTTGCGTATCGAAGCTGGCCTGCCCCTCTATGGGCATGAGCTGGCCGGGCCGCTCAATCTGGGGATCGGTCATTCCGGCTTCCGCGCCTTCGTCAAGACCTATAAGCCCTGGTTCATCGGCCGCGCCGCCTTCCTGGCGCAGGAGCAGGAGCGCAAGCAGGAAGCGCTGCGCTTCCGCCTGCCGCCGGGCGTGCGCATCGCTCATCAGGGCGACCCTGTGACCGACCCGGACGGCAAGCGCATCGGCGAGGTGACCAGCTGCTCGCTGGACAGCGAAGGCACGCTGACCGGGCAAGCTTTGGTGAACAAGAAATTCACCAAAGAAGGCACCAAGCTGCTGATATACCAAGGCCATGCAGGCAAAGATATAGGCGCCGCCACCCCCACCGAGGCTACAGTGGTCAGTCGCATGAAGTGA
- a CDS encoding SH3 domain-containing protein, which produces MSKRVIVVLAVLTLALAACGPSAESVIATGIAQTQQISELQTAAAGNNATSTPAAQETPTPETPQATTSRDVNMRSGDSTAYGVMTVIPGGQTVDVLGINAAGTWLQVRYASATGWISISFIEGDVLAGLPIVTPPAPPTGGGGGGGNNTGGGGGGGGDSGNTQDFSLVLSANNTDNKSISGEVPANTTHRITIRVDDLTGGSEVDIAFQCDTSMPEYVEITAPGADDNTICNNNWSHLVSPGSNSFTISLRITQGNPVKWTVIANVSP; this is translated from the coding sequence ATGAGCAAGAGAGTAATTGTGGTCCTTGCCGTGCTGACCCTGGCCCTCGCCGCCTGCGGCCCCAGCGCCGAGTCGGTCATTGCCACCGGCATTGCCCAGACCCAGCAGATCAGCGAGCTGCAAACCGCCGCCGCCGGCAACAACGCCACCAGCACGCCGGCTGCTCAGGAGACCCCAACTCCGGAGACGCCCCAGGCCACCACCAGCCGGGATGTCAACATGCGCTCCGGTGACTCCACCGCCTATGGCGTCATGACCGTCATCCCTGGCGGCCAAACCGTGGATGTGCTCGGCATCAACGCCGCCGGCACCTGGTTGCAGGTCCGCTACGCCAGTGCCACTGGCTGGATCTCTATCAGCTTCATCGAAGGTGACGTGCTCGCCGGCCTGCCCATCGTAACGCCCCCAGCGCCCCCCACGGGCGGCGGGGGTGGTGGTGGCAACAACACCGGCGGCGGTGGAGGCGGGGGCGGTGATAGTGGCAACACGCAGGACTTCTCGCTGGTCCTCTCCGCCAACAACACTGACAACAAGTCCATCAGCGGCGAAGTCCCGGCCAACACCACTCATCGCATCACCATCCGCGTGGATGATCTCACCGGCGGCTCCGAAGTGGATATTGCCTTCCAGTGTGACACCAGCATGCCGGAGTACGTGGAGATCACGGCCCCCGGCGCAGACGACAACACCATCTGCAACAACAACTGGTCGCATCTAGTCTCGCCCGGCAGCAACAGCTTCACCATCTCGCTGCGCATCACCCAGGGCAACCCAGTCAAGTGGACTGTGATCGCTAACGTCAGTCCGTAA
- a CDS encoding deoxynucleoside kinase: MAAKHLVLVAGNIGAGKTSLVTQLGDRLGWRTGFETVETNPYLGKFYADMRSWAFHLQVFLLAQRSQLHLEAYRDPNSAILDRSIYEDYYIFARALHSLGNLSPEDLETYSRVYELVIASLPKPDLLIMLKAPVPALLGRIQARGREMEAGITAEYLSLLDGYYDEWLSSFDLCPVLTISSDDLDYVNDPAHLDIVIRTIEAKLTGRDELIFDE; the protein is encoded by the coding sequence ATGGCTGCAAAACATCTCGTTCTCGTAGCCGGCAACATTGGCGCCGGCAAAACTTCGTTGGTGACTCAGCTGGGCGATCGTCTGGGTTGGCGCACAGGTTTCGAAACAGTGGAGACCAATCCCTACCTTGGCAAATTTTATGCCGATATGCGCAGTTGGGCCTTCCATCTGCAGGTCTTCCTGCTGGCCCAACGCTCGCAGCTCCATCTGGAAGCCTACCGTGATCCCAACTCGGCCATCCTTGATCGCAGCATCTATGAGGACTATTACATCTTCGCCCGCGCCTTGCATTCGCTGGGCAACCTCAGCCCTGAGGATCTGGAGACGTACTCGCGCGTCTACGAGTTGGTCATCGCTTCGCTGCCCAAGCCGGATCTGCTCATCATGCTGAAGGCACCCGTGCCTGCCTTGCTGGGCCGCATTCAGGCCCGCGGCCGTGAGATGGAAGCCGGCATCACCGCCGAATACCTCAGCCTGCTGGATGGCTACTACGACGAATGGCTCAGCAGCTTTGACCTGTGCCCTGTGCTCACCATCTCATCGGACGACCTGGATTATGTCAACGACCCGGCCCACCTGGACATCGTGATCCGCACCATCGAAGCCAAGCTCACCGGCCGCGACGAGCTCATCTTCGACGAATAA
- a CDS encoding M1 family metallopeptidase: MISLACRFDATPPSTPTAEALRTPSGGSSNFGGSSDPAPPLQACPVLPPNVGAAGSPQPGAEGLGDPYYPHLGNGGYDVEHYNVELRVDLAARHLDGRVLINAVATQTLNQFNLELAGLEVHAVSVQGQPAEYSRSGNELSITPRQFLQAGDPFDVTVEYGGSPGEGIDFSGMEEFEVGWGWYPDGDGAYVAAEPSGNSTWMPVNEHPSDKATYSYAITVAEPYVAAANGVLQDTISHGDGTRTFVWTSAYPMASYLATVGIGLFDIETSTGPNGLPIRDYFERDIPQEVRNDFARTPEMLELFNELIGPYPFEVTGVIVHDINFGFALETQTMSVFGSGFTDEYVVAHELAHQWFGNSVGLNCWQDLWLNEGFATYLSVLWNEHAYGEQALRDEIDWYYWQVAQSGPFASPPGNPGPDDLFNFGVYYRGALTLHALRERVGDEVFFRILQRYYADFRDSNATTADFVAIASGVSGEDLQEFFDAWLYAPDVPDIPEMGLFLEDYQ; this comes from the coding sequence TTGATCAGCTTGGCCTGCCGCTTCGACGCCACGCCCCCCAGCACTCCCACTGCCGAAGCCTTGCGCACGCCCAGCGGCGGAAGCAGCAATTTTGGCGGCAGCTCTGACCCGGCGCCGCCGCTGCAGGCCTGCCCCGTGCTGCCGCCCAACGTGGGCGCCGCCGGCAGCCCGCAGCCGGGTGCCGAAGGCCTGGGCGACCCGTACTATCCGCACCTGGGCAACGGCGGCTACGATGTGGAGCACTACAACGTTGAGCTGCGGGTAGACCTGGCCGCCAGGCACCTGGATGGCCGCGTGCTCATCAATGCCGTCGCTACTCAAACGCTCAACCAGTTCAATCTGGAGTTGGCTGGGTTGGAAGTGCACGCTGTGAGCGTGCAGGGGCAGCCAGCCGAGTATTCGCGTAGCGGTAACGAGCTCAGCATTACTCCGAGGCAATTTCTGCAAGCGGGTGATCCGTTTGATGTGACCGTTGAATACGGCGGCAGCCCAGGTGAGGGCATTGACTTCAGCGGCATGGAAGAGTTCGAGGTGGGCTGGGGCTGGTACCCAGACGGTGACGGCGCATACGTGGCCGCCGAGCCCAGCGGGAATTCCACCTGGATGCCGGTCAACGAGCACCCCTCCGACAAAGCCACCTACAGCTACGCCATCACCGTGGCGGAGCCGTACGTGGCCGCCGCCAACGGCGTGCTGCAGGACACGATCAGCCATGGCGACGGCACGCGCACCTTCGTGTGGACCTCAGCCTACCCGATGGCCAGCTACCTGGCCACGGTGGGCATTGGCCTATTTGATATCGAGACCAGCACGGGGCCAAATGGCCTGCCGATTCGAGACTACTTCGAGCGTGATATTCCGCAAGAAGTGCGCAACGATTTTGCGCGCACCCCGGAAATGCTGGAGCTGTTCAACGAACTCATCGGCCCATACCCGTTTGAAGTGACCGGCGTCATCGTGCACGACATTAATTTCGGCTTTGCCCTCGAAACGCAGACGATGAGTGTGTTCGGCTCAGGGTTCACCGACGAATACGTGGTGGCGCATGAGTTGGCCCACCAGTGGTTTGGCAACAGCGTCGGCCTCAACTGCTGGCAGGATCTGTGGCTGAACGAAGGCTTCGCCACCTACTTGAGCGTGCTGTGGAACGAGCACGCTTACGGCGAGCAAGCGCTGCGCGACGAGATCGACTGGTATTACTGGCAAGTGGCGCAAAGCGGGCCGTTCGCCTCACCGCCCGGGAACCCGGGGCCGGACGACCTGTTCAACTTTGGCGTGTATTACCGCGGGGCGCTGACCCTACATGCGCTGCGCGAGCGAGTCGGCGACGAGGTCTTCTTCCGCATTCTGCAGCGCTATTACGCCGACTTCCGAGACAGCAACGCCACCACGGCGGACTTCGTGGCCATCGCCAGTGGAGTCAGCGGCGAAGACCTGCAAGAATTCTTCGACGCGTGGCTGTATGCGCCGGATGTACCCGATATCCCCGAGATGGGCTTGTTCCTCGAGGATTATCAGTAG
- a CDS encoding adenosylcobalamin-dependent ribonucleoside-diphosphate reductase, giving the protein MLKETKSTTAKQETHGLLPTPAMPKGLAKVHLGDNAMQVFERRYMRRDKEGKPIESAEQTYWRVAYHVGKVEKEWGGDEMQTARAFYGLLAEQRFTPNSPTFTGAGTPIGQLAACFVLPISDDMGRASSGIFQTLRDAALIQQTGGGNGFAFSRLRPKNAHVKTSAGRATGPVGFLRVYDQAFGEIAQGGTRRGANMAVLRVDHPDVEEFITSKTSENAITNFNISVGITDAFMRAVQADADWDLRFLDISDPRSKGFDGTLEQAELAGLPIKTHKTLRARELFDMIVTQAHHNGEPGLLFLDAANRSNPVPHLYPLEATNPCGEQWLGPYENCCLGSINLAQHFGPDGTVDWAKLQESTELATRFLDDVVQENAYVPQVPQLREAALMARRIGLGVMALADLLYHCGIRYGSSEAQEFSAQIMEFVRYHSMKTSIELAKERGSFTAIEGSIYDKNDMTWTPPTPLEPYVGDFGRPAVDWDAIVAGIKEHGIRNACQTTIAPTGTIATISGCEGYGCEPVFALAYLRHVNDNGKDLTLTYTSPLFQQALEASGLSEEERATIIEQVVAQGTCQNVAGLPESLRNTFVVSGDISAEEHVRMQAAMQAFVDNSLSKTVNFPAEATEEDVATAYMLAWELGAKGITVYVTGSRDKVVLETHATAKSKEAAPEAKPMPVGEALWNESRKPRPGVMHGHTMKVETPLGAAFVTINENGEDQPFEAFINSAKAGSETAAVSEAIGRLVSYILRLSSPVAPLQRLHEVRAQLAGLGGDRQLGLGPRKVRSLPDGVSQAIGQYLEAHESGAQAHAPGNGNGNGHAHAADAAPEQRTGPKGELCPECGHSTLVNEEGCKKCHSCGFSEC; this is encoded by the coding sequence ATGTTGAAGGAAACAAAATCCACCACCGCCAAGCAGGAGACCCACGGCCTGCTGCCCACGCCGGCCATGCCCAAGGGGCTTGCCAAGGTTCACCTGGGCGATAATGCCATGCAGGTTTTCGAGCGTCGCTATATGCGCCGCGACAAAGAAGGCAAGCCCATCGAGAGCGCCGAGCAGACCTACTGGCGCGTGGCCTACCACGTTGGCAAGGTGGAAAAGGAATGGGGCGGTGATGAAATGCAAACCGCCCGCGCCTTCTACGGCTTATTGGCTGAACAGCGCTTCACTCCCAACTCGCCCACCTTCACCGGCGCTGGGACGCCCATTGGACAGCTGGCCGCCTGCTTCGTGCTGCCCATCAGCGACGACATGGGCCGCGCCTCCTCCGGCATCTTCCAGACCCTGCGTGACGCGGCCCTGATCCAGCAGACCGGCGGCGGCAACGGCTTCGCCTTCAGCCGCCTGCGCCCCAAGAACGCCCACGTCAAGACCTCCGCCGGCCGGGCCACCGGCCCGGTCGGCTTCCTGCGCGTGTATGACCAGGCCTTCGGCGAGATCGCTCAGGGCGGCACCCGCCGCGGCGCCAACATGGCCGTGCTGCGCGTAGACCATCCGGATGTCGAGGAGTTCATCACCAGCAAGACCAGCGAGAACGCCATCACCAACTTCAACATCTCGGTTGGCATCACCGACGCCTTCATGCGCGCCGTGCAGGCTGACGCCGATTGGGATCTACGCTTCCTCGATATCAGCGACCCGCGCAGCAAGGGCTTCGACGGCACGCTGGAGCAGGCCGAATTGGCTGGCCTGCCCATCAAGACCCACAAGACCCTGCGCGCCCGTGAGCTGTTCGACATGATCGTCACCCAGGCTCACCACAATGGCGAACCCGGCCTGCTGTTCCTGGATGCGGCCAACCGCAGCAACCCCGTGCCGCACCTCTATCCGCTCGAGGCCACCAACCCCTGCGGCGAGCAGTGGCTCGGCCCCTACGAGAACTGCTGCCTCGGCTCCATCAACCTGGCCCAGCACTTCGGCCCCGATGGCACGGTGGATTGGGCCAAGCTGCAGGAGAGCACTGAGCTGGCCACCCGCTTCCTCGATGACGTCGTGCAGGAGAATGCTTACGTGCCGCAGGTACCCCAGCTGCGCGAGGCTGCCCTGATGGCGCGCCGCATCGGCCTGGGCGTCATGGCCCTGGCCGACCTGCTGTACCACTGCGGCATCCGCTACGGCTCGTCCGAAGCGCAGGAGTTCTCGGCGCAGATCATGGAGTTCGTGCGCTATCACAGCATGAAGACCAGCATCGAGCTGGCTAAAGAGCGTGGCTCCTTCACCGCCATCGAAGGCAGCATCTACGACAAGAACGATATGACCTGGACCCCGCCCACGCCGCTGGAGCCCTACGTGGGCGACTTCGGCCGCCCGGCGGTGGACTGGGACGCCATCGTCGCCGGCATCAAGGAGCACGGCATCCGCAACGCCTGCCAGACCACCATCGCGCCCACCGGCACCATCGCCACCATCTCCGGCTGCGAAGGCTACGGCTGCGAGCCGGTATTCGCTCTGGCGTACCTGCGCCACGTCAACGACAACGGCAAGGACCTGACGCTCACATACACCAGCCCGCTGTTCCAGCAGGCGCTGGAAGCCTCTGGCTTGAGCGAGGAGGAGCGCGCCACGATCATCGAGCAAGTCGTGGCCCAGGGCACCTGCCAGAACGTGGCCGGCCTGCCCGAGAGCCTGCGCAACACCTTCGTGGTCTCCGGCGACATCAGCGCCGAGGAGCACGTGCGCATGCAGGCCGCCATGCAGGCCTTCGTGGATAACAGCCTCTCCAAGACCGTCAACTTCCCCGCCGAAGCCACCGAAGAGGATGTGGCCACCGCTTACATGTTGGCCTGGGAGCTGGGCGCCAAGGGCATCACCGTCTACGTCACCGGCTCGCGCGACAAGGTTGTGCTTGAGACACATGCGACTGCGAAGTCCAAGGAAGCTGCTCCCGAAGCGAAGCCTATGCCAGTAGGGGAGGCACTGTGGAATGAGAGTCGTAAGCCGCGCCCCGGCGTCATGCACGGGCACACCATGAAGGTCGAGACTCCGTTGGGGGCCGCTTTCGTGACCATCAATGAGAACGGTGAAGATCAGCCCTTCGAAGCCTTCATCAACAGCGCCAAAGCCGGCTCCGAAACCGCCGCCGTCTCCGAGGCCATCGGCCGCCTCGTATCCTACATCCTGCGCCTGTCCTCGCCCGTGGCCCCGCTGCAGCGCCTGCACGAAGTGCGCGCCCAGCTGGCTGGCCTCGGCGGCGACCGCCAGCTCGGCCTCGGGCCCCGCAAGGTGCGCTCGCTGCCGGACGGCGTCTCGCAGGCGATCGGCCAGTACCTGGAAGCGCACGAGAGTGGGGCACAAGCGCACGCTCCCGGCAACGGCAATGGCAACGGGCACGCTCATGCTGCTGACGCTGCTCCGGAGCAGCGAACGGGGCCAAAGGGCGAGCTGTGCCCCGAGTGCGGCCACAGCACCCTCGTGAACGAAGAGGGCTGCAAGAAGTGCCACTCGTGCGGGTTCAGTGAGTGCTAA
- the nrdR gene encoding transcriptional regulator NrdR, translating to MLCPHCKDANQEGSKVIDTTHDARGGIRRRRECKNCGKRYSTYERPILAAPLIIKSDGGREEFDREKLLRSVQLACVKLPVAAAEIDRLVGEIETKLMQMEKSEVSSRVVGDMVLAGLKDLSEIAYIRFALVYLGLNDLQAIRKEVDSLIAAS from the coding sequence ATGTTGTGCCCGCATTGCAAAGACGCAAACCAGGAAGGCAGCAAGGTGATCGACACCACGCATGACGCGCGGGGTGGCATTCGCCGCCGGCGTGAGTGCAAGAACTGCGGCAAGCGCTACAGCACCTACGAGCGTCCCATTCTCGCTGCGCCGCTCATCATCAAGAGCGATGGCGGACGCGAAGAGTTTGACCGCGAGAAGCTGCTGCGCAGCGTGCAGCTTGCCTGCGTCAAGCTGCCCGTGGCCGCCGCCGAGATCGACCGCCTGGTGGGCGAGATCGAAACCAAGCTCATGCAGATGGAGAAGTCCGAAGTCTCGTCCCGCGTCGTCGGCGATATGGTCCTCGCCGGCTTGAAGGACCTCAGCGAAATTGCCTACATCCGCTTTGCGCTCGTGTATCTGGGCCTGAACGATCTTCAGGCCATCCGCAAAGAAGTAGACAGCCTGATCGCAGCAAGTTGA